From Hirundo rustica isolate bHirRus1 chromosome 1, bHirRus1.pri.v3, whole genome shotgun sequence, a single genomic window includes:
- the CSRNP1 gene encoding cysteine/serine-rich nuclear protein 1: MSGVLKRKYEELGDDSTYCSSSSCSPLSSSASSGWDTDEENSHGEPKPSSALMSSFTPTSILKKSKRLKKNNVEFDRVTVFYFPRCQGFTSVPSRGGCTLGMVSKHSSSRQFTLAEFSKEQENVRRGKLEEKLKEEKLEALKWKLTMNGTKESEEANQLTIEDISDDDIDVSNVDLEDGFFLQPYPAKKRRALLKAVGVKKIDKEEKRELHNIRLSREDCGCDCREVCDPETCSCSLAGIKCQMDHTSFPCGCTKDGCGNTEGRIEFNQARVQTHFIHTIMKLELEKQQQSSEKVAEAEPPFRERLSPLGCTAGKGSLEERAVPLAPAFQFSPELEALGENSCSSDMTDSSISSHPSEDLEEPYESLPSDKSQSDVDDDGLARILHFNDSDAEEESGRGQDDLGCFHPTDFFIEDHGSEAKPVSGHLSHLSECLDENANQDSGGLLEDAAHVRCDGLSCCASSSTEPCSKSYADLSLSSDSLDFFQSFSDYNLGPLYNSLKEYENLDNFSALQFQLPNFPGFPQGGDQGSCFLESLIGLSESVPETPAPFTDNQLLEDAIKSSLMETVKV, from the exons ATGAGCGGAGTATTGAAAAGGAAGTACGAAGAGTTGGGGGATGACAGCACCtactgctcctcctcctcctgctcccccctctcctcctcagcaTCCTCGGGCTGGGACACTGATGAGGAGAATTCCCATGGAGAGCccaagcccagctctgccttaaTGTCCAGCTTCACCC CCACGTCAATCCTGAAGAAATCCAAGCGACTAAAGAAGAACAATGTGGAGTTTGACCGGGTCACTGTGTTTTACTTCCCACGCTGCCAGGGCTTCACGAGCGTGCCTAGCCGTGGGGGCTGTACCCTGGGGATGGTGAGCAAACACAGCTCCTCCCGGCAGTTCACACTGGCAGAGTTTTCAAAGGAGCAGGAAAACGTCCGTCGGGGCAAACTcgaagagaaattaaaagaggaGAAGTTGGAAGCATTGAAATGGAAG CTAACCATGAACGGCACAAAGGAGTCCGAAGAGGCCAACCAGCTCACCATCGAGGACATCTCCGACGACGACATCGACGTCAGCAACGTGGACCTGGAGGACGGCTTCTTCCTGCAGCCCTACCCCGCCAAGAAGAGGCGCGCGCTGCTGAAGGCCGTGGGGGTGAAGAAGATCGACAAGGAGGAGAAGCGGGAGCTGCACAACATCCGCCTGTCGCGGGAGGACTGCGGCTGCGACTGCCGCGAGGTCTGCGACCCCGagacctgcagctgcagcttggcAGGCATTAAGTGCCAG ATGGATCACACCTCCTTCCCCTGTGGCTGCACCAAGGACGGCTGTGGCAACACCGAGGGCAGGATCGAGTTCAACCAGGCCCGTGTGCAGACACATTTCATCCACACCATCAtgaagctggagctggagaagcagcagcagagcagcgaGAAGGTGGCAgaggctgagccccctttccgGGAGCGGCTCTCGCCGCTGGGATGCACGGCGGGGAAGGGCTCGCTGGAGGAGCGCGCTGTGCCGCTGGCACCTGCCTTCCAGTTCAGCCCCGAGCTGGAGGCCCTGGGGgagaacagctgcagcagcgaCATGACAGactcctccatctcctcccacCCCAGCGAAGACCTGGAGGAACCCTACGAGAGCCTCCCCTCAGACAAATCCCAGTCGGACGTGGACGACGACGGCTTGGCGCGCATCCTCCACTTCAACGACTCGGATGCCGAGGAGGAGAGCGGGCGTGGCCAGGATGACCTCGGCTGCTTCCACCCCACCGACTTCTTCATTGAGGACCACGGCAGCGAGGCCAAGCCTGTCTCTGGCCACTTGTCCCACCTCTCGGAGTGCCTGGATGAGAACGCCAACCAGGACAGCGGGGGTTTGCTGGAGGATGCAGCCCACGTGAGGTGCGATGGGCTGTCCTGCTGCGCCTCGTCCTCCACTGAGCCCTGCTCCAAGAGCTACGCCgacctcagcctttcctccgATTCCTTGGATTTCTTCCAGTCCTTCTCGGACTATAACTTGGGACCACTTTACAACTCCTTAAAGGAGTATGAGAACCTGGATAACTTCTCAGCGTTACAGTTTCAGTTGCCTAATTTCCCTGGCTTCCCGCAAGGCGGAGATCAGGGCTCCTGTTTCTTGGAGTCCCTCATTGGTTTGTCCGAATCCGTCCCTGAAACCCCTGCCCCTTTCACAGACAATCAACTTTTGGAGGATGCCATCAAGTCATCGCTGATGGAGACAGTGAAAGTGTGA